The nucleotide sequence CGACGAGTGGGCGCTGCATATGTTCGCCTATGCTTTTTGCAACTTGCAAAACATATCTTAAATCCGCTTGTCCATCTCCACCCATAGGCGTACCGACTGCTATAAAAACAACATTGGCAAAGCTTAAAGCTTCTTTGATATCTGTGCTAAATCTTAAATTTTGCTTCTCATAATACTCGATTACTATCTCTTTAAGACCTGGTTCATAAATTGGGATAATGCCTTGTTTTAGATTTTGTATTTTTTCTTCTGCGACGTCTATACAAATAACATCGTTACCCATCTTTGCAAAACAAGCTCCACTGACTAATCCAACATATCCTGTACCTACTACTGCTATTTTCATGCAAAATTTCCTAAAAATTTATTTGATAATTATAGCAAAATATTTTCATATAAGGTATAATAAACAAAAAAGCTTTAAGGTTGATTTTAATGGAATATATTAAAACAAACAGTAAGAAAGAGTGCGAAATACCTTGCCATTTTTTAGATAAAAGCAGTGTATCTATTGTAGTTCCTTGTTACAATGAGGAAGCTTCTATATCCATATTTCAAAAAGAAATCATAAAAATATTAACAAATATCAAAGACAAAATAAACTCAAACTTTGAATATGAAATTATTTTTATAGATGATGGAAGCCAAGATAAAACAGCTGTAGAAATAAAAAAATTATGTAATAAATTTAATAATACTCACCTTATTAAATTTTCGCGTAATTTTGGTAAAGAAGCCGCTATTTTAGCAGGTTTTAGAATGGCAAAAAATAGCAGCATAGTCTTAATAGACGCAGATCTACAACATCCTGTATATCTGATAGAAAAGATGTATGAAATTTGGTATAACAATGAAGCAGATATCATCTATGCTATAAGAAAAGATAGAAAAGGCGAAAGCTTTTTAAAAAGCAAACTAAGTGAAATATTTTATAAAATTTCAAATATCATCTCAGACGTAAAATTAAAGCCAGGGGTAAGCGACTTTAGATTAATGGATAAAAAAGTTGTTGATATCTTAGTAGCAATGAATGAATATCATAGATTTAGCAAAGCCATGTTTGAGTGGGTAGGATTTAAAAAAACAGCGTTAGAATATGATTATGCCCCAAGGATTAGTGGTAAAACTAGCTGGAGTTATATGAAGTTATTTAAATATGCTATAGAAGGTATGATAAGTTTTTCGACTACACCTCTAAAAATATCATTTTGGATAGGGTTGATGATAAGTTTTATATCCGGAGCTTATGGAATTTTTATCGTTTTTGATACTATCATAAATGGAAATACTGTAAAAGGCTACCCCTCAATGCTTACTATAATACTATTTTTAGGAGGAATACAGCTAATATTTTTAGGAATTATAGGGCAATATATAGCAAGAATTTATGAACAAGTAAAAGATAGACCGCACTATATAGTTGAAGAGGAGATTTAGCACAGTGAATTTAAAACACAATTTAAAAAAAGAGCTACTATTTACTATAGCAACTATTAAAAAATTTTTCAAGTATAAATACTTCTATAAATATTTTATTTTCATTTTTGGGCTATATTTTACAGGATATTTTGCACTAATAATAAATAATGTTAATTATGGAGATGACTATCATAGAGCTACATATGGAGATTTTGGATTTCAGATATGGAGCAGATTTTCATCAGAGTTTTTATCAAAAATATTTCATATAAGCCTAAATAGAAATGTAGAAATATCGCCTCTTTTACAGATAATCGCGATTGCTATCTTATCTATTGGGTCAATGATTTTAGTAAAAACGGTTTTAAAAAGATATACTTTTTGGGGGCTTGCTGCTAGCTTACCTTTGGGGCTTAGTCCATTTTTTTTAGAAAATATGAGTTTTAAATTTGACAGTGTGTTTATGGCGATATCATTAGTTTCACCAATCATTCCTTTTCTATTTTTAAAAAATAAAATAGCATTTTTTATAATATCTATTTTGTGTTTAGAATTGACCTTGACCACATATCAAACAGGAAATGCGGTGTATATAATGTTATCTTTATTTATAATATTGAGTTATATATTAGAAGGTAAAAATTATAAGCAGATTATTAAATGTGCTATGTTGCTTATACTAGCATATATTTCATCACTTCTTATATATAAGTTTTTTATTTTAAATGAATATTCTGGAGAATGGTATGCATCAAAAAGTGCATTTGAACTAAATAACTTGATTCCAGGAGTAAGTAAAAATTTAAAAACAGTACTGAAAATATATGAAGATGTTTTTAAACATACTATTTTTGTACCTATATTTGCACTTGGGATAATTGGATTTTTATTTGCCTGTATAAAAGTATCTAAAATATGCAAATTTTGGACTCTTATCGTTGGTTTAGGATTTATAGTCTTTGGAATTTTATTATCTTATGGTGCTTATTTGGTATTAGAAAAACAGATTTTTAGTGATAGAACTTTTAATGGTATAGGTATGTTTTTAGCAATTATATTTGTATTTTTATTTAAAATAAATATAAAAATATATAAGTTTTTTAGCAAAACCATATGTTTTATATTAGCTTATTCACTTATAATAGAAGCTACTGCTTGGGCAAATGTATTAAAAGAGCAAACAGAATATGCAAAATACAGAGTTGAGCTTATGTTGCATGATTTTTATAAAATGATACCAAAAGATAATAAATTTGGCTTTACCTCTGAAGTAAATAAAAACAATTTTATGTCTCCAATAGCATTAAACACGTCAAAAACATTTCCTATAATAATGAGAAATCACGCTATAGATAATATGCTAGATGCAAATTGGCTATTCAACTCTTATGGACTTATGGCTCATTATGAACATTGGACACCGATACTCTCAAAAGGTCTATGCGGACAAAAAGATAAAAAGCCAGTTGAGATCGTAGAAAATCCGCTCCATAAAATCACAAAATATGATAACAACTGTTTTGTTATAGAGTTTTTATAAATGAAATTATCTAGTTCATATTTTTTACGATATTTATGCGTAGGAGTATTCAATACTATTGTTGGTTTTGGAGTTATATTTACCCTTATGTATATTGGATATAGCGCAGAAATCTCAAATTTAATAGGCTATATTTGCGGAATTATTTTCTCATATTTTATGAATAAATTTTTTACTTTTAATACAAAAAATAGGAACAAAAAAGAGTTTATAAAATTTATAATAGCGATGCTTATCTCTTATGCATTAAATCTATTAATGCTTAAAATCTGTCTGAGTTTAGGTATAAATGCATATATAGCCCAACTATTTGCAGGAGCCGCGTATACTGTAAGCGGCTTTTTAATAAGTAAATTTTGGGTATTTAAACTAAACAGTTAGCTATTTTAACTTCTTCTCCCACTCTAAAGCTGAGCTAATGATGAGCTCTAAACTCTCGCGAGTCGGTTTCCAACTAGTTTTATTTCTAAGTTTGCTAGCGTCTGATATAAGCATCGCTGGATCGCCCTCCCGGCGAGGGGCGTTTAATACTTTAAAATCCACTCCACTAACTTTTTTAGCTGTCTCAATGACTTCTTTTACGCTAAATCCTCTGCCATAGCCAACGTTAAATATATCACTATCATTTGTTTTTAGATATTCAAGTACGGCCAAATGAGCACTTGCAAGATCTTCTATATGGATATAATCCCTTACGCAAGTTCCATCTTTCGTAGCGTAATCACTCCCAAAAATACTCATACTCTCTCTTTTCCCAGTAATCGTCCCAGTGGCTACTTTGATAAGATGAGTCGCGTTTGGATAGTTTTGACCGATAAGCCCGTCCGTGCTTGCTCCAGCTACGTTAAAATAACGCAAGATACCAAATTTAAAATCCCTGTTTGCAAGTGCGGCGTCTTTTAAGATCCATTCTGTCATAAGCTTGCTTCTACCATATGGATTTATCGGATTTTGCTCACTTGTTTCATCGACTACGCCGCTACTAGGCTCCCCATAAGTAGCAGCAGTCGAGCTAAATATAAACTTACTCACGCCGTGTTCAACAGCTAAATTTATTAAATTTGCAGCGTTTGCTGTGTTATTGAGATAATATTTCAGTGGTTTTACCGTACTTTCAAACACTTCTATATATGCTGCAAAATGTATGATCGCTTCAAATTTGCGTGTCCTAAAAATCTCCCTAAGGCTAAAAGTATCTGTCAAATCGCACTTTATAAACTCAAATTTATTTATATTTTCAAGCGTTACTAACGCCTCTTTGCTTCCTGTGTAGAAATTATCTATGACAGTGATGTTATGCCCGCCCTCTTCTAACAGAGCTTTTAAGACGTGAGAGCCGATATATCCAGCTCCTCCGGTTATCAAGATATTCATTTTTCGCCTTCGTTTTACTTTAAATTTAGTGATTATTATAGCTAGTTTGGGCTTAAAGATTATCTTGCATTCTAAATATATAAAACGAAATGAAAAATAAAACTATAAATCCAAAAGAAATCAAATTTAAAACTTCCCAACCACCACTTGCTAGCACAAATCCAACGCTAGAACTTGCTAACAAATTTGCTCCAAAAACGCTAATAGCATTTAGACTTTGTAAGCGTAGTTTATACTTTGAGTTTATAGCATTTAGCATAAACATTCCACGATTAAAACTAAACACCCAGCCCACACCAACAAAAGGCGTATCAAATATCAAAGTGCCGATATTTGCCAAATTTGGTCCTAAAATACCACCCATTATCCCACCTGCTACAACAAAAGCTGTAGCTCTGTTTTTATCATTTTGCGTGGTTAAATTTAGAGCTTCACTAGCTAAAATCTATAAAATTGATTGAGCGCAGTGAAAAATCCAAGCAAGAAAGTTGCAAAACAAAATAGATAAAATAGCCCAGACATTAGTGAAAAAATAGCAAAACCAGCCCCCAAACAACCTATCAAAGAAACACATAAAAAGACTTTTTTCTACCAAATCTTTACATTAAATTTGATGAAAATAGCTAGTTTTGGCTTAAAAAATGTCTGCTTTTAAAGCGTATATCACCAATCCCTCTTCTTACTTTCCAGCTTTTCATTCATATATTCCCAACCTTTCATACACCATTCAAGCTCGGCTGAGTCTTTAGCATATCTATCAGTACATTCCCATTTACCTTGTCCTAACTGTCTATAGATAGAGCCTTCATTGTGATATTTTCTCTCAAAAGCGTTACTTGCTTCGTTTATAGGCCACGCACCAGCGCTCATAGCAAACGCTATGGCTAAAAAACATACTTTTTTCATATTTTATCCTTTATTTTGTTAAATTATTGTCACTTCTAACACGTAAAAATACAGGAAATCTAGGCTTAGCGTATTTGGTTAAATTTTGATATTTATAAGTAATGATAGTACCGACTTTTGGCGGATCTGCCCTTTGCTCATCGCTAAATCCAGAACCGATCTTAAGCTCTATGTTACTAAAAATATCAACGCAAATAAGCGAACCCAAAAGCCCTTCAAATTTACCTTTACCGCTTTGTAGTTTAACGACTCTACATTCGCTATCTTTAAACTTTTTGAGCTTTAAAATTTCACCGCTTCTACCGTTTTTATAAGGCGCGTTTTCATTTCTTACGACTACACCCTCACCGCCACCGCTAATAACCTCATCTAAAAACGCAAAAGCGTCTTGATTTGAGTTTATTTTTATTTGTTCTATTACTCGTATAAACTCATTTGGACTCTCTTTTAAAAACTCGCGCAACACTTCTAGTCGCTCACGCAAATTTCCCTTAGCATTTGGCACGTCAAATACCATAAATTTGATATTTTCCCAACCTTTATCATCAAAAGAATTCACTACAGAACTAATAAACTCAAACTCTCCTCGTCCGCTCCACAGCTCACCATCTATAGCAAAGCTCGGAAAATCTTTTAGCCACCACTTTGGAGCGTTGATGATCTTAGCATTTCTGCTTTTCAAATTCTTACCATCCCAGATAGCTCTCACACCATCATACTTTTCACTCGCCAACCAACCGCTTAAATTTTCATCATTATACTCTTTTAATAGCATAACTTCGGCTTTTAAACCTAAAAATATGGCTAATAATAGAGCTAAAAACTTCAAATTTTTACTTTATAATAGTCCATATACCACTGCACAAATCTTGCAACTCCGTCATTTACGCTAGTATTTGGCTTATAGCCAAAGTCCTCTACTAGATCACTCACATCAGCGTAGGTTGAAGGAACATCGCCTGCTTGAAGCGGCATAAGATTTTTTTTGATTTCTCGTCCTAATTTTATCTCAATCGCCTTTATGTAGTCCATTAGCGAGGTTGGAGAGTTGTTTCCGATATTGTAAATTTTATAAGGCGCGTTTGAAGTAGCTGGATCGGGATTTTTAGCGTCCCAAGCCAAATTTGGAGTAGCTGGATTATCCACGCATTTCATTATACCTTTTACGATATCAGCTACGTAAGTGAAGTCTCTTTTCATCTTTCCGTAGTTATAAACATCGATAGCTTTACCCTCTAGAGCAGCTTTAGTAAATAAAAACAGAGCCATATCCGGACGTCCCCACTCGCCATAAACGGTAAAAAATCTTAGTCCAGTCGTGCTAAGCCCAAAAAGATGACTATAAGTGTGAGCCATAAGCTCGTTTGATTTCTTGCTTGCGGCGTATAGACTGATAGGATGATTTACACTATCGTGGGTGGAAAACGGCATTTTTTCATTTAGTCCATAAACTGAGCTTGAACTTGCATATACTAGGTTTTTCACGCCGTGATGGCGACAGCACTCAAGTATATTTGTAAAGCCTAAAATATTGCTATTTATATAAGCGTGTGGATTGATGAGTGAGTAGCGAACTCCTGCTTGCGCGGCTAAATTTATGACACAGTCAAAAGAGCTCTCTTCAAAAAGCTTTTGCATAGTTTTAAGATCACTTAAATCTGCTTTTATAAAGCTTAAATTTGGATAAATACCAGATCTAACCACTATATTTTCTTCTATATTTTCACGTTTTATACCAAGCTCGTTTAGCCTTGCGTATTTTAAATTTATATCGTAATAATCATTTATACAGTCAAATCCTACCACCGTGTCGCCGCGTCTGGCTAGCTCACGGCTTAGATGAAATCCTATAAATCCCGCTGTTCCAGTAACTAAAATCTTCATAAGCCGCCCTTAAATTCGTTTGATTTTATAAGATAAGCATTTACCAAAGTCTATTTTAGCAAACTCTTTGTGCGCCACAGCCAAGATCACGCAGTCGTGTCCGCTCAAATTTAAACTCTCTAAAAGCTCCACGCCATACTCTTTTTTCACATCATTTGCGTCCGCCCAAGGATCATAAACATCTACATTACAACCAAACTCTTTAAGCTCTTTTATCACATCGATAACTCTTGAGTTGCGGATATCAGGGCAGTTTTCTTTAAAAGTGATCCCAAGCACCAAAACCTTAGCACCATTTACTTTCAAGCCATTTTTTATCATCATTTTAACAGACTGATTTGCATGGTAAATTCCCATATTGTCATTTATCCTACGTCCTGCTAAAATGATCTCTGGATGATAACCGATCTCTTCAGCTTTATGCGTAAGATAGTATGGATCCACGCCGATGCAGTGACCTCCAACTAGTCCTGGTCGGAAATTTAGAAAGTTCCACTTCGTAGCTGCTGCGTCAAGCACTTCATTTGTGTCTATCTTCATCTTGTCAAATATCATCAACAGCTCATTTACAAAGGCGATATTTATGTCACGTTGCGTATTTTCTATGACTTTTGCGGCTTCAGCTACTTTTATACTACTAGCTTTATAAACCCCTGCTTTTATGATCTTACTATAAACAGCTTCTACGGTTTCAAGGGCTTTAGGACTACTTGCGGAGATGATTTTTTTGATTTTCGTGACCGTATGCTCTTTATCACCTGGATTTATACGCTCAGGACTGTATCCACACTCAAA is from Campylobacter fetus subsp. testudinum 03-427 and encodes:
- a CDS encoding glucosyltransferase (Pfam match to PF14264.2 Glucos_trans_II) — encoded protein: MNLKHNLKKELLFTIATIKKFFKYKYFYKYFIFIFGLYFTGYFALIINNVNYGDDYHRATYGDFGFQIWSRFSSEFLSKIFHISLNRNVEISPLLQIIAIAILSIGSMILVKTVLKRYTFWGLAASLPLGLSPFFLENMSFKFDSVFMAISLVSPIIPFLFLKNKIAFFIISILCLELTLTTYQTGNAVYIMLSLFIILSYILEGKNYKQIIKCAMLLILAYISSLLIYKFFILNEYSGEWYASKSAFELNNLIPGVSKNLKTVLKIYEDVFKHTIFVPIFALGIIGFLFACIKVSKICKFWTLIVGLGFIVFGILLSYGAYLVLEKQIFSDRTFNGIGMFLAIIFVFLFKINIKIYKFFSKTICFILAYSLIIEATAWANVLKEQTEYAKYRVELMLHDFYKMIPKDNKFGFTSEVNKNNFMSPIALNTSKTFPIIMRNHAIDNMLDANWLFNSYGLMAHYEHWTPILSKGLCGQKDKKPVEIVENPLHKITKYDNNCFVIEFL
- a CDS encoding polysaccharide biosynthesis protein, nucleotide sugar dehydrogenase, TviB family (Pfam matches to PF03721.10 UDPG_MGDP_dh_N, and to PF00984.15 UDPG_MGDP_dh, and to PF03720.11 UDPG_MGDP_dh_C) codes for the protein MRDIKIGIIGLGYVGMPLAAAFSDAFSVVGFDLNEKRINELKNGIDRTLELDAIQMTKVLKNGMKFSINLDDIKECNFYIVTVPTPIDKNNRPDLTPLYKSSASLAKVLKKGDIVVYESTVYPGVTEDECVPVLETSGLKFGVDFECGYSPERINPGDKEHTVTKIKKIISASSPKALETVEAVYSKIIKAGVYKASSIKVAEAAKVIENTQRDINIAFVNELLMIFDKMKIDTNEVLDAAATKWNFLNFRPGLVGGHCIGVDPYYLTHKAEEIGYHPEIILAGRRINDNMGIYHANQSVKMMIKNGLKVNGAKVLVLGITFKENCPDIRNSRVIDVIKELKEFGCNVDVYDPWADANDVKKEYGVELLESLNLSGHDCVILAVAHKEFAKIDFGKCLSYKIKRI
- a CDS encoding UDP-glucuronic acid epimerase (Pfam match to PF01370.17 Epimerase), which encodes MKILVTGTAGFIGFHLSRELARRGDTVVGFDCINDYYDINLKYARLNELGIKRENIEENIVVRSGIYPNLSFIKADLSDLKTMQKLFEESSFDCVINLAAQAGVRYSLINPHAYINSNILGFTNILECCRHHGVKNLVYASSSSVYGLNEKMPFSTHDSVNHPISLYAASKKSNELMAHTYSHLFGLSTTGLRFFTVYGEWGRPDMALFLFTKAALEGKAIDVYNYGKMKRDFTYVADIVKGIMKCVDNPATPNLAWDAKNPDPATSNAPYKIYNIGNNSPTSLMDYIKAIEIKLGREIKKNLMPLQAGDVPSTYADVSDLVEDFGYKPNTSVNDGVARFVQWYMDYYKVKI
- a CDS encoding putative membrane protein, which encodes MGGILGPNLANIGTLIFDTPFVGVGWVFSFNRGMFMLNAINSKYKLRLQSLNAISVFGANLLASSSVGFVLASGGWEVLNLISFGFIVLFFISFYIFRMQDNL
- the gne gene encoding UDP-GlcNAc/Glc 4-epimerase (Pfam match to PF01370.17 Epimerase); this encodes MNILITGGAGYIGSHVLKALLEEGGHNITVIDNFYTGSKEALVTLENINKFEFIKCDLTDTFSLREIFRTRKFEAIIHFAAYIEVFESTVKPLKYYLNNTANAANLINLAVEHGVSKFIFSSTAATYGEPSSGVVDETSEQNPINPYGRSKLMTEWILKDAALANRDFKFGILRYFNVAGASTDGLIGQNYPNATHLIKVATGTITGKRESMSIFGSDYATKDGTCVRDYIHIEDLASAHLAVLEYLKTNDSDIFNVGYGRGFSVKEVIETAKKVSGVDFKVLNAPRREGDPAMLISDASKLRNKTSWKPTRESLELIISSALEWEKKLK
- a CDS encoding polysaccharide biosynthesis protein, GtrA family (Pfam match to PF04138.10 GtrA); the protein is MKLSSSYFLRYLCVGVFNTIVGFGVIFTLMYIGYSAEISNLIGYICGIIFSYFMNKFFTFNTKNRNKKEFIKFIIAMLISYALNLLMLKICLSLGINAYIAQLFAGAAYTVSGFLISKFWVFKLNS
- a CDS encoding glycosyltransferase, family 2 (Pfam match to PF00535.22 Glycos_transf_2) produces the protein MEYIKTNSKKECEIPCHFLDKSSVSIVVPCYNEEASISIFQKEIIKILTNIKDKINSNFEYEIIFIDDGSQDKTAVEIKKLCNKFNNTHLIKFSRNFGKEAAILAGFRMAKNSSIVLIDADLQHPVYLIEKMYEIWYNNEADIIYAIRKDRKGESFLKSKLSEIFYKISNIISDVKLKPGVSDFRLMDKKVVDILVAMNEYHRFSKAMFEWVGFKKTALEYDYAPRISGKTSWSYMKLFKYAIEGMISFSTTPLKISFWIGLMISFISGAYGIFIVFDTIINGNTVKGYPSMLTIILFLGGIQLIFLGIIGQYIARIYEQVKDRPHYIVEEEI
- the lig gene encoding DNA ligase (Pfam matches to PF14743.2 DNA_ligase_OB_2, and to PF01068.17 DNA_ligase_A_M), which translates into the protein MKFLALLLAIFLGLKAEVMLLKEYNDENLSGWLASEKYDGVRAIWDGKNLKSRNAKIINAPKWWLKDFPSFAIDGELWSGRGEFEFISSVVNSFDDKGWENIKFMVFDVPNAKGNLRERLEVLREFLKESPNEFIRVIEQIKINSNQDAFAFLDEVISGGGEGVVVRNENAPYKNGRSGEILKLKKFKDSECRVVKLQSGKGKFEGLLGSLICVDIFSNIELKIGSGFSDEQRADPPKVGTIITYKYQNLTKYAKPRFPVFLRVRSDNNLTK